The Miscanthus floridulus cultivar M001 chromosome 17, ASM1932011v1, whole genome shotgun sequence genome has a window encoding:
- the LOC136516332 gene encoding beta-glucuronosyltransferase GlcAT14B-like: MGMGAARGAAGGWLPGERWRRVLFLALASVSFLISLILLFLSVPRLRLPSVVLPYTAAAASAVRRGPDAPPCLAYLLTGARGDGRRLLRLLLAVYHPRNRYVLHLSADAPDDERLSLAAGVATAAPAVGAFENVAVVGKPTAGTPVGSSGLAGTLRAAAVLLRLHADWDWFLTLNAADYPLVTQDDLIHVLSSVPRDLNFIDHTGDIGSKEPEKVQQIIVDAGIYLSGRTNFFRGTQKRPAPEAFKFFTGSPWVILNRRFIEYCVLAWENLPRILLMYFNNVIQPQEGYFQSVICNSLDFRNFTVNNDLRFVVRDDSAQTKPLFPSREHYGHMVDSGAPFARPFQENDPLLDQIDSNILKRWSHGPVPGAWCTGRKRWFSDPCSQWGNVNIVRPGPQAVMLHQYVNRTLEEAKSSSNSCRR, from the exons ATGGGAATGGGGGCCGCGAGAGGGGCCGCAGGGGGCTGGCTTCCCGGCGAGCGGTGGCGGCGGGTCCTCTTCCTCGCGCTGGCGTCCGTCTCCTTCCTCATCTCgctcatcctcctcttcctctccgtGCCACGCCTCCGCCTCCCGAGCGTCGTCCTGCCTTACACCGCGGCTGCCGCTTCCGCCGTCCGCCGCGGGCCCGACGCGCCGCCCTGCCTCGCGTACCTCCTAACCGGCGCGCGCGGCGACGGGCGCCGCCTCCTCAGGCTCCTCCTCGCGGTCTACCACCCGCGCAACCGGTACGTGCTCCACCTCTCCGCCGACGCGCCAGACGACGAGCGCCTGAGCCTCGCTGCCGGGGTcgccaccgccgcgcccgctGTGGGAGCATTCGAGAACGTTGCTGTTGTCGGCAAACCCACCGCTGGGACGCCCGTGGGGTCCTCCGGGCTCGCCGGCACGCTCCGCGCTGCAGCCGTGCTGCTCCGGCTCCACGCTGACTGGGACTGGTTCCTCACGCTCAATGCCGCAGACTACCCCCTCGTCACACAGGATG ACCTGATTCATGTCCTTTCTTCTGTTCCAAGGGATCTTAACTTCATTGACCACACCGGTGACATTGGATCAAAAGA ACCTGAGAAAGTGCAACAAATTATAGTTGATGCTGGAATTTACTTGTCAGGGAGGACCAATTTCTTTCGAGGAACACAGAAACGACCAGCTCCTGAGGCTTTTAAGTTCTTTACAG GTTCTCCATGGGTCATATTAAACCGGCGATTTATAGAGTACTGTGTTCTTGCTTGGGAGAATCTCCCTCGGATTCTTCTCATGTACTTCAACAACGTAATACAACCCCAGGAAGGATATTTCCAGTCAGTCATCTGCAACTCACTGGACTTCCGCAATTTCACTGTGAACAACGACCTGAGGTTCGTGGTGCGGGACGATTCCGCTCAGACAAAGCCCCTTTTCCCGAGCAGAGAACATTACGGCCACATGGTGGATAGTGGGGCGCCTTTTGCAAGGCCGTTTCAGGAGAATGATCCTCTGCTGGACCAGATTGACAGCAACATACTCAAGCGTTGGAGCCATGGACCAGTTCCTGGTGCCTGGTGCACAGGTAGGAAGAGGTGGTTCAGTGATCCATGTTCCCAGTGGGGCAATGTGAATATTGTGAGACCAGGCCCTCAAGCAGTGATGTTGCACCAGTATGTAAATCGGACCTTAGAAGAAGCAAAGTCTAGCAGCAACTCATGCAGGCGGTAG